The nucleotide window AAAATAGTGGATTTTAGCAATGCTGATGTTGCTGTAGATCAGTACCACCGATATAATGTATGACTTCTTCTACCATTTTTCTCTATTAAACTACCTGTTTTTATCTATTCACTGTTGGAGTAGTGTGATTAAATTATGAGTCTTAAAATCTTGTACCATTAGCTGAAGTTCGATAATTTTTCTTAACAAATGAACATGAACATGATAGTACTGATCAGCTCCTTTGCAAGCAGCCCTACGAGCAGCTTAAACCTTTGGGATTAAATGGGGGTTTTTTTTCCGATATTTGTGACGCAACGATATTTTAACAAAAGATGTAGCTGTTTACGTATGAATTTGTGGTTGATTGAGAACAGGAAGATATACAACTTATGAAGGACATGGGAATGGATGCTTATAGGTTTTCTATTTCTTGGTCTCGGATATACCCGAGTAAGTTTCAAGACCCTTAATAGAAACATAAAATACAATGATTCTAGTTTAATTCTCAGTACACCAACACATTTCAATTTGTACATTTGCAGATGGAACAGGGGATCTAAATCAGGCTGGGGTTGATCATTACAACAATCTGATCAATGCTTTACTTGCCAAAGGTAGGCTTCTCAAGCACTAAAGCTTTTCATGGATACCTTGATTAATTGTGTTGTTCTGAGCAGGAATTGTACCATATGTGACCCTTTATCATTGGGACCTTCCTCAAGCCTTGGCTGACAGATATAATGGATGGCTCAGCCCTCAGATCATGTGAGTAATGGTTTTTAGGATTTGATCATTAAGCCTTTTCTACTGAAACTATAGCCTGATTCGGGCAATATATATGACATGTATGACCATATTTTATTTGCAGAAAGGACTTTGCAGTTTTTGGGGAAACTTGCTTTCAGAAATTTGGTGACAGGGTGAAGCACTGGATTACATTCAATGAACCCCATACGTTTGCGATACAAGGTTATGATGTGGGTCTTCAGGCACCGGGGCGTTGCTCAATTCTTCTTCGGCTCTTTTGTCGGGCTGGAAACTCTGCAACTGAGCCTTACATTGTTGCACATAACACTCTCCTTTCTCATGCTGCTGTTGCTGATATATACAGAAGTAAATACAAGGTATTTGATAAAAtgtcaaaagagaaaaaaaaattcaaaaatctcaAGCGGAAGAGCCTACTACTTGAGACTAGGAACATTTTAGAATGTATATGTGCCATGCTATGCAAATATTCATTTGTATATCAAGTAATTATACTGCTGGATCAATTTGCAGCCAAAACAACATGGATCCGTTGGGATAGCATTTGATGTTATGTGGTATGAACCAGCATCAAACTCTACCGATGACATTGAAGCAACTCAAAGAGCCCAAGATTTTCAGTTTGGCTGGTAACTGCCATTACTTGTAATCATTGATCATGCTTCCTTATCATATTGAAGTTTTTACCTCTTATGAAGGTGTTCACTGTAATCCATCACCACTGCAGGTTTATCGAGCCTTTGATCTTCGGAGACTATCCGAGCTCCATGAGAAGTAGAGTAGGAAGCAGGTTGCCGATGTTCTCCAAAACCGAAGCTGCTCTTCTTAAGGGTTCATTGGATTTTGTGGGCATCAATCACTATACTACATATTACGCCCAAGAAAACTCAACTAATATCATTAATGTTTTGCTTAATGACTCTCTGGCAGATTCTGGCGCCATTGCTCTTCGTAAGTCACGACTTTCCATTTCCCCTTCCCTTGCCTTTTCTACTGTCAAATGTCCCCAGAGTCAATAAGTCATTTTGCTAAATCCGCGACTGCTAATCGGAtgcatcatcttctttcttatttttttcagCATTCAAAGACGGGAAAGCTATCGGAGATCGGGTGAGTACTCTTACAACAACTGTTATGAGTGCAATCGAGAACATATGAATTTATTTACTACAAGTCAATGAAACATTTCCCTCATTGTTCTGTTCTTCTGCTGCATTATGTTGTTGAAATTGCAGGCAAATTCTATATGGTTGTATATAGTACCACACGGTATAAGAAGCTTAATGAATTACATTAAGCTAAAATACGGGAACCCTCCGGTCATCATTACTGAAAATGGTAAATCCATCTCGAAAACTTGTATATTATTTGTGTTCCGGATCTATAGTGATAATGTCTCTTGTTCTCTCATGATGTTCACAGGTATGGACGACGGAAACAGCCCGTTCACCTCTATCAAAGATGCTCTGAAGGATGAAAAAAGGATCAAATACCACAACGACTATCTAACAAACTTGCTTGCTGCAATCAAGTATGTATAAAATATCGTCCGCATATATACTACTATTTCATTATATTTGTGGAGGATAAGAAGCTCATTTTGCGCGGTTTTGTCAATGCAGAGAAGATGGTTGCAATATTAAGGGGTATTTTGCATGGTCTTTGTTGGATAATTGGGAGTGGGCAGCTGGATATAGTTCAAGATTTGGTCTCTATTTTGTGGATTACAAGGACAAACTCAAGAGATACCCTAAGGACTCTGTACAGTGGTTCAAAAACTTTTTGGCTTCTGCTTAATTTGTAAGAAGAAAGTACAAGGAACTGGATCTCTACACGATTACATCTCCAATAACACACtagatataatttattttaggtTGTTGaatgtcattttctttcttgGGAGATATATAGATTTGTTTCCTTCACAAGATATGTTTTTAAAATTGGTTATTTGCCAAAGGCTTATCAAAGAGGGAAGGACACAAGCAACGCTGTTATGTAAACTagtgtttttatttattaattatttgactaaaataaaaatcaaatgcataaataaaaaaataaaaaataaaaaataaaaaaacataccATGACCTTTTCATGATGCATACGATTTTTGTTTTAGgcaaaataatatatagttgGATTTGTCATTTAGAGAATCATCAAATTTTTTAAtaactttcaaaaaaatttgatttggcAAAAAATGGACCACATTGACGGCTCCCCCTCTAACCTAGGAACTAAATACAGAATCATGGGATACTCAAGAGTCACAAATCGTGGCTGTTCAATCCAAACTGCGGATACCTCCCATTAAAATACACGTGCTaccatttctttcattttcttttttctttttttttaaaaatgttttgcTCCCAACATGAAAATGGAATTCTCCTCCAACTACACTACAACCAAAAcagatagagagagggagaatgAGTCATGGTTGATCTCTGATGGGTGCCTTGATTGGCCAATTCTTTGTCATCATCATCCACCCATCTCTTCAATTCTTTGTGAACCCAAATACCCAATATACATTTATCTCGA belongs to Tripterygium wilfordii isolate XIE 37 chromosome 2, ASM1340144v1, whole genome shotgun sequence and includes:
- the LOC120005268 gene encoding beta-glucosidase 40-like gives rise to the protein MKSRMTWMIRRDILIIRVLIVVVMAFSEIQTCFSQQINRGSFPKGFVFGTASSAFQYEGAVKEDGRGASVWDTFSHSSGKIVDFSNADVAVDQYHRYNEDIQLMKDMGMDAYRFSISWSRIYPNGTGDLNQAGVDHYNNLINALLAKGIVPYVTLYHWDLPQALADRYNGWLSPQIIKDFAVFGETCFQKFGDRVKHWITFNEPHTFAIQGYDVGLQAPGRCSILLRLFCRAGNSATEPYIVAHNTLLSHAAVADIYRSKYKPKQHGSVGIAFDVMWYEPASNSTDDIEATQRAQDFQFGWFIEPLIFGDYPSSMRSRVGSRLPMFSKTEAALLKGSLDFVGINHYTTYYAQENSTNIINVLLNDSLADSGAIALPFKDGKAIGDRANSIWLYIVPHGIRSLMNYIKLKYGNPPVIITENGMDDGNSPFTSIKDALKDEKRIKYHNDYLTNLLAAIKEDGCNIKGYFAWSLLDNWEWAAGYSSRFGLYFVDYKDKLKRYPKDSVQWFKNFLASA